In Candidatus Eremiobacteraceae bacterium, one DNA window encodes the following:
- a CDS encoding site-2 protease family protein translates to MMTLGRLAGIEIRAHYSTLIVFGALTSILAYGYLPVVTPAAGPLERLAVAIIVSGLAGVSILAHELGHALVARSRGLTVTGVTLYLFGGLAHVGGAPNDPSDDIAIGLGGPAVSAVLASAFLAGGAAVMRANPQAALLLINLGAANALLFLVNALPGYPMDGGMVLRGLLWKLSGNVVAATRRATTAGKAFAYLIAAGGVWLLLRGDVIDGMWVVLIGWLLAGLAEGAYRAIIMRTALEGLTVKDLCARDVPVLQTSDSVATAAGLLRAGASSRIIAVMFGERLAGLVSDVDVARVPTADAEATSISNVMSRTGGQPTLDADCDALVLISAMPASPLRCIIVVDERGDYLGLVRHEDLTRYVEMIEALGNSSALSSRSLRRLGGVRAAADASLRSPAR, encoded by the coding sequence TACGGATATTTGCCCGTCGTCACGCCCGCGGCCGGTCCTTTGGAGCGTCTGGCGGTGGCAATCATCGTATCGGGACTGGCCGGAGTATCGATTCTCGCGCACGAGCTCGGCCATGCGCTGGTCGCTCGCAGCCGAGGGCTGACGGTCACCGGGGTCACGCTGTACTTGTTCGGGGGGCTCGCGCACGTCGGCGGCGCGCCCAACGATCCCAGCGACGATATCGCGATCGGTCTCGGCGGTCCCGCGGTCAGCGCCGTGCTCGCCAGCGCGTTCCTGGCCGGTGGCGCCGCCGTGATGCGCGCCAATCCACAGGCTGCGTTGTTGCTCATCAACCTCGGCGCGGCGAACGCGCTGCTGTTCTTGGTCAACGCGCTTCCCGGCTATCCGATGGACGGCGGCATGGTGCTGCGCGGATTGCTGTGGAAGTTGTCGGGCAACGTCGTCGCGGCCACGCGGCGCGCGACGACCGCGGGCAAGGCCTTCGCGTATCTGATCGCCGCAGGCGGCGTGTGGCTGCTGCTGCGCGGCGACGTCATCGATGGCATGTGGGTCGTGCTCATCGGGTGGCTGCTCGCTGGCCTCGCCGAGGGCGCATATCGCGCGATCATCATGCGCACCGCGTTGGAGGGCCTGACGGTCAAGGACCTGTGCGCGCGCGACGTCCCCGTGCTGCAGACCTCGGATTCGGTCGCCACCGCCGCCGGTCTGCTGCGCGCCGGCGCCTCGTCGCGCATCATCGCGGTGATGTTCGGCGAACGGCTCGCGGGCCTGGTGTCGGACGTCGACGTCGCTCGCGTGCCGACCGCCGACGCCGAAGCGACTTCCATCTCCAACGTCATGTCGCGCACCGGCGGCCAGCCGACGCTCGACGCCGATTGCGATGCGCTGGTGCTCATCAGCGCCATGCCGGCGAGTCCGCTGCGCTGCATCATCGTCGTCGACGAACGCGGCGACTATCTCGGGCTGGTGCGCCACGAGGATCTCACGCGCTACGTCGAGATGATCGAGGCGCTGGGCAATTCGAGCGCGCTGAGCTCGCGCTCGCTGCGCCGGCTCGGCGGCGTGCGCGCCGCGGCTGACGCGTCACTTCGATCTCCAGCGCGTTAG